In the Arachis hypogaea cultivar Tifrunner chromosome 20, arahy.Tifrunner.gnm2.J5K5, whole genome shotgun sequence genome, TACATAGTTTATGGAAAAAATACATTTCGGTATCCACTTTGCAAAATGTGTATTTTGGTAATATTGATGGCCAATTTATTTAATTCAGTGAATTGCCCATTCTTTTTCatgcaattatttttttattcctccTTATTTGACATTTTGGTCACTCAACTTAAGgtaaatggtcaaattagttcttgaaagatggattattttttaaatttgtctccAACTATCTTACAACAGAAGTATATTCCGTTAAGTTATTTGTTTTTAAAAGGATAAAAATgtgattataaatttaaaattggtgtagagttttaattaaaaacttttaaattataaaaactcagttataaatttggtaaaactataaaataatctaattataaattaattatcatcattttttaaaaaagaataaaaacaaaaaatcaataaaataattgaatTCGCCTAATAACTAAAGTTTATTTGCCATTCTTTTTTCATACAATTATTTGTTCATTCCTCCTTATTTGACGTTTTGGTCACTCAACTTAAGGTTAATGGTCAAATTAGTTCTCGAAAGATGGATCATTTTTCAAATACGTctctaacaaattttattaaatcaaattagtcATTTAAAGATCACAAATTAATCATTTTTGTCCTTCTGTCACTCAATTAATAGTTTCCGTCAACAATTGATGATATGAAACATTTACTGATAGCATGCatgacacttttttttttctcaacggTAGTTAATTTTCATTAAGAAAGAGAAATGTCTAATTGGACTACACACAAaaggagagaaaaggaaaagtttCACCAAAAGACAAAACCTGTGCTATTACAGGTTACTCAATTTTAGGGATTTAACATTTTCTTGGTCTCTCACTTGCTGTCCTTCGAGCTTCTTCAAGACATATCCATGGAGTCTTCCTTCGCTGCTCGAATATCAACTCATTCCTAGCTTTCCAGTTCTGCCAGGTAAGATTCACTGCCAATTCCTGCTTCTCCACCGTGTTACTGCCTCCTGCGATGCTGTTTTGAAATTCGAGCCACCATTTCCAGGTTTCTACTTCGCGAGTCAGTGATGGAAGTCCAGCTAGTCTCCATGCTTCCTTCGAGTCCGGGCACATCCATAAACAATGTACCACTGTTTCTTCTTGCTCGTTGCACCGAGGACAAATTGGACTGATTGAAGGGATTCTTGAGTGGAGCTTCACTTTCACAGGTAATCCTTCATGGAGGGCTTTCCACATAAAAGTTTTTGTCTTCAGTTGACTCTTTAAATTCTAGATTCCTTACCATAACTTCTTGGTTTTACACTGTTCAGGTAGAAAATCAATTGGGGGATGATTGAATTGA is a window encoding:
- the LOC140182916 gene encoding uncharacterized protein, which encodes MWKALHEGLPVKVKLHSRIPSISPICPRCNEQEETVVHCLWMCPDSKEAWRLAGLPSLTREVETWKWWLEFQNSIAGGSNTVEKQELAVNLTWQNWKARNELIFEQRRKTPWICLEEARRTASERPRKC